The following proteins come from a genomic window of Coffea arabica cultivar ET-39 chromosome 11c, Coffea Arabica ET-39 HiFi, whole genome shotgun sequence:
- the LOC113717305 gene encoding putative late blight resistance protein homolog R1B-14, whose protein sequence is MKIEAKKIYDSIRFDYETQSIVKTTIPMPSQVTAPISNEAVVGLNDEGEIIIDGLVRGPSRLDIVAIVGMPGLGKTTLANKVYGDPLVKSHFHIRSWCCFSRAYTKHSLLVQMLCNIDHGNSAGYIRKDEDYMADRLRKLLKGNRYLIVLDDVWDILGWDLLKLSLPDDCNGSRILLTSRFQELPLQIKLDSEPHHLRPLTDNESCELLQKKLFSKEDCPPILSNVLLDAAKYCKGLPLTVVLVAGILATTEQDCWEEVVIHLTSSIFVDNEYCMKTIELSFNNLPDYLKPCLLYFGAFQEDQEIPIRRLLWIWISEGFVQKTEGKSLEDVADEYLRYLRYLRYLRIGRFVGDIPSAIANLSRLETFVVEARRGNYLLPNTIWSIETLRYLVTSLSDCGFIFPMDNLEGSPDLKHLDTLSLAIHRSSQNAQKILSKLQSTRRLTITYGIQRMTYESYQALRSGGNRKEILVLNYMSRLESLKISRISGDEFEFSLNLNLKKLTLSYNYWPWGKISAIGKNLPNLVVLKLCHRSVREEEWEMEEGEFCNLRFLKLSGLYIRRWTASSDNFSCLEKLVLEFCEELEEVPPCLGESLTLKTIEVKWCSESAVNSVERILEEQREWGNKDLKSVIIRSTQKRSQRREEFHS, encoded by the coding sequence ATGAAGATTGAGGCCAAAAAGATTTATGATAGCATACGATTTGACTATGAAACCCAGAGTATTGTTAAGACTACCATTCCCATGCCATCACAAGTTACTGCTCCAATATCTAATGAAGCTGTGGTGGGTCTCAATGACGAGGGGGAAATTATAATTGATGGACTTGTAAGGGGACCAAGCCGGTTGGATATTGTTGCCATTGTGGGTATGCCTGGTCTTGGTAAGACAACATTAGCCAATAAAGTTTATGGTGATCCTTTGGTAAAGTCCCACTTTCACATTCGTTCTTGGTGTTGTTTTTCTCGAGCATATACCAAGCATAGTTTGTTAGTTCAAATGTTGTGTAATATTGATCATGGGAACTCAGCTGGATATATTCGGAAAGATGAAGATTATATGGCTGACAGGCTACGCAAATTGTTGAAGGGAAATAGGTATCTCATAGTTTTGGATGATGTTTGGGACATTCTGGGGTGGGATTTATTGAAACTCTCACTGCCAGATGATTGCAATGGAAGCAGGATTCTCTTAACCAGCAGATTTCAGGAATTGCCATTGCAAATTAAACTTGATAGCGAGCCTCACCATCTTCGCCCGCTTACAGATAATGAGAGCTGCGAATTGCTGCAGAAAAAGCTATTTTCCAAAGAAGATTGTCCTCCAATATTAAGTAATGTTTTACTGGACGCAGCAAAATACTGTAAAGGCCTGCCTCTCACAGTTGTCCTTGTTGCCGGAATTCTTGCTACTACCGAGCAAGATTGCTGGGAAGAAGTTGTAATACATTTAACTTCTAGCATTTTTGTTGACAATGAATATTGCATGAAGACTATTGAGCTAAGTTTCAATAATTTACCGGATTATTTGAAGCCATGCCTTCTTTACTTCGGTGCATTTCAAGAAGACCAAGAAATTCCTATCCGAAGGTTGTTATGGATTTGGATCTCGGAAGGATTCGTGCAAAAGACTGAAGGAAAGAGTTTAGAGGATGTGGCAGATGAATATTTGAGGTACTTGAGGTACTTGAGGTACTTGAGAATTGGACGTTTTGTTGGGGATATCCCATCTGCAATAGCCAACCTCTCAAGGTTAGAAACTTTTGTAGTAGAAGCACGCCGTGGAAATTATCTGTTGCCAAACACTATCTGGAGCATTGAAACATTGAGGTATCTTGTCACATCATTGTCCGACTGTGGTTTCATATTTCCCATGGACAATCTTGAAGGCTCCCCTGATTTAAAACATTTAGACACTTTAAGCCTTGCAATCCATCGCTCTTCTCAAAATGCACAAAAGATACTATCAAAGTTACAGAGCACCCGCAGGCTAACAATAACATATGGAATCCAAAGGATGACATACGAAAGTTACCAAGCACTCAGATCTGGTGGAAATCGCAAGGAGATTCTCGTGCTGAACTACATGAGTCGACTAGAATCACTTAAGATAAGCAGGATTAGCGGAGATGAGTTTGAATTctcattgaatttgaatttgaaaaagttgaCTCTCTCGTATAATTATTGGCCGTGgggaaaaatttcagcaattggaaAAAATCTGCCCAACCTTGTAGTGCTCAAATTATGCCATCGTTCCGTTCGGGAGGAAGAATGGGAGATGGAAGAAGGGGAATTCTGTAACCTCCGATTTTTGAAACTGTCAGGGTTGTACATTCGTAGGTGGACTGCCTCTTCTGATAATTTTTCCTGTCTTGAGAAATTGGTTTTGGAGTTTTGTGAGGAGCTGGAAGAGGTCCCTCCTTGTTTAGGGGAAAGCCTCACTCTTAAAacgattgaggtgaaatggtGTAGTGAGTCTGCTGTAAATTCTGTGGAGCGAATTCTGGAAGAACAGAGAGAATGGGGAAACAAGGACTTAAAGAGCGTTATTATTAGATCTACTCAGAAAAGGAGTCAAAGAAGAGAAGAATTCCACTCATGA